One region of Drosophila teissieri strain GT53w chromosome 2L, Prin_Dtei_1.1, whole genome shotgun sequence genomic DNA includes:
- the LOC122626363 gene encoding accessory gland protein Acp29AB: MFKYATYCLYLSVLLDLQGAQENSCPELSLSERIKQRGEFSLVDVDNLMNSILENPHKEVLGKIEGHVGHTVNKIQSLESVSPNQSKALLDDWEQKSKLEYLEAALQNANKALHCSLENNKVMSTGKPPPEFQKLGSRYFYIERHVRQNWFDAAGKCRRMGGHLATPQDEDELYLIRKQLVARWYWLDISNLVNKHQYISLASGKEVSYLKWRDGEPKKSPNANCAYLYAGDYYTYQCNDRNFFICQAA; this comes from the coding sequence ATGTTCAAGTACGCCACATATTGTTTGTACCTGTCCGTCCTGTTGGATCTGCAGGGAGCCCAGGAAAATAGCTGCCCCGAACTTTCACTGAGCGAACGAATCAAACAACGCGGAGAATTCAGTCTCGTCGATGTTGACAATCTGATGAATTCTATTTTGGAAAACCCACATAAGGAAGTACTTGGGAAAATTGAAGGTCACGTGGGGCACacagtaaataaaatacagtCTTTGGAATCAGTAAGTCCAAACCAATCGAAGGCTTTGCTGGACGATTGGGAGCAGAAAAGCAAATTGGAATATCTGGAAGCAGCATTGCAGAATGCAAACAAAGCCCTGCACTGCTCACTCGAAAACAATAAGGTCATGTCAACTGGGAAACCCCCTCCGGAATTCCAGAAGTTGGGCTCAAGGTATTTTTACATCGAGAGGCATGTCAGGCAGAATTGGTTCGATGCCGCAGGAAAGTGTCGTAGGATGGGCGGTCACCTGGCGACGCCCCAGGACGAGGATGAACTGTACCTCATCCGCAAGCAGCTTGTAGCCAGATGGTATTGGCTAGACATTAGCAACCTGGTCAATAAGCACCAATACATTTCTCTGGCCTCTGGAAAAGAAGTTTCATATCTTAAGTGGCGAGACGGGGAGCCCAAAAAGAGTCCTAATGCTAACTGTGCTTATTTATACGCCGGCGATTATTACACATATCAGTGCAACGACAGaaactttttcatttgccaaGCTGCGTAA
- the LOC122626597 gene encoding accessory gland protein Acp29AB, with protein MFQLAINFLYAFLACGHYGIHANDVCPRMSTHKEVCLVELDPVLQYISNNHKNHWNSANAIQINVTRKQLTKIEGQEKEINDKLKVIQEKMDSEFNALKAKTKNVKNIQRDLASLELQLQETRIALNLSVEAKKVMPKVEIPTNFQKIGWRHFFIENKHKVNWFEATSKCHKMGGHLLTIQSGEELGAIRTELEVIQEKNPDFWLDINDIAKWGEFVSLTTGGNPPFFKWQKLRPQVKIHQRCVYLHGGEMMDGKCSEHFFFICQLAVH; from the coding sequence ATGTTCCAGCTCGCGATCAATTTTCTATACGCCTTTTTGGCCTGCGGTCATTATGGAATCCACGCAAATGATGTGTGTCCTCGAATGTCAACGCACAAGGAAGTGTGTCTTGTTGAACTAGACCCAGTGCTCCAGTACATTTCCAACAACCATAAGAACCACTGGAACTCTGCTAACGCCATTCAAATAAATGTAACCCGGAAACAACTGACTAAGATTGAAGGTCAGGAGAAAGAAATAAACGACAAGTTAAAAgtaatacaggaaaaaatggaTAGCGAATTTAATGCTCTAAAAGCGAAGACAAAGaatgtaaaaaatattcaacGGGATTTGGCAAGTCTGGAGCTGCAATTGCAAGAGACGAGGATAGCCCTTAACCTTTCTGTGGAAGCCAAAAAAGTGATGCCGAAAGTAGAGATCCCTACCAATTTTCAGAAAATTGGCTGGAGGCATTTTTTCATCGAGAATAAACACAAAGTGAATTGGTTTGAAGCAACGAGCAAGTGCCATAAAATGGGTGGTCACCTGCTGACAATCCAGAGCGGAGAGGAATTAGGTGCTATTCGTACGGAACTTGAGGTCATCCAAGAGAAAAACCCTGACTTCTGGCTGGACATCAACGACATTGCCAAATGGGGCGAATTCGTTTCTTTAACAACTGGAGGGAATCCACCTTTCTTTAAATGGCAGAAACTCAGGCCTCAGGTGAAAATTCATCAGCGCTGTGTTTACTTACATGGTGGAGAAATGATGGATGGAAAGTGCAgcgaacattttttttttatttgccaacttGCAGTACATTAA
- the LOC122626596 gene encoding trichohyalin gives MKHNFRISSLYLLNMFSYAAYFLCTFVFYGHYSVFAEIDIFQRPITPSYDPLKELDEICLVDVVPILGNIVEQQKMGNTANSRIFNETQGVLDRIEGYQEVIQKQLKARQVKMESYFMELHANVELKAKKLSLEKALQKARNALQCSLDTRNVLSKGSLHPAFEKVGSRYFYIERHVKQNWFDAARKCREMGGHLASPKDEDELHLISQKLETESYWIDVSDLTDQGQYISLVSGSKAPFLKWNKGQPKKDNAQCVCIKGGLYQTYECDDRVLFICQANQNTENEEDKKKKEWEKKKEEERKREEERRKEEERKREEERRKEEERRKEAERRKEEEKRKKEEKRKEEERRKEEERRKEEERKREEERRKEEERRKEEERRKEEEKRKEEERRKEEEKRKEEEKRKEEEKRKEEIRRKEEERKREEERRKEEKKKRREEQRRKEEERRKEEERKEKERREEERREEEERIKEEEIRRKEEEEERRKERRRQEARRKEEQRKREEERRKEEEKRREEERRDEEERIKEEERRRKEEEEERRKERRRQETRRKEEQRRREEEKRKEEERRREEERREEEERRREEEEEKRKEKRRQEARRKEEERRQEERRRKEEEIRREEERRRKEEDDERRKEEERREKERRRQEEERRERERRQEEERRERERRQEEERRERERRQEEERRERERRQEEEKKREEERQKKEKEKKKKEEEERQKEDEKKKIEEEKEKNKTEKCWVTKKGTKKCKICLTTKKGKRKCQICWIHENGERKCKSSKKKKKDSYDDNNSYNYGSYGKQLKWSLGWWYLYWWYE, from the coding sequence ATGAAACATAATTTTAGAATCAGTTCGTTATACTTACTCAACATGTTCAGTTACGCGGCCTATTTCTTGtgcacttttgttttctacGGTCACTACAGCGTTTTTGCTGAAATCGATATTTTTCAGCGTCCTATAACTCCATCGTACGATCCACTTAAAGAACTTGACGAAATTTGTCTTGTCGACGTAGTACCAATTCTTGGGAACATTGTAGAACAACAGAAGATGGGGAACACTGCTAACTCACGGATTTTCAACGAAACGCAGGGAGTTCTGGACAGGATTGAAGGATACCAAGAAGTCATTcagaaacaattaaaagcgCGTCAGGTCAAAATGGAAAGTTATTTCATGGAGCTGCATGCCAATGTGGAGCTAAAGGCCAAAAAATTATCGTTAGAAAAAGCGTTACAAAAGGCACGGAATGCTCTTCAATGTTCTCTGGATACGAGAAATGTTTTGTCAAAGGGATCACTCCATCCAGCATTTGAGAAAGTGGGTTCAAGGTACTTTTACATCGAAAGGCATGTCAAACAAAATTGGTTCGATGCAGCAAGAAAGTGTCGCGAGATGGGTGGTCACTTGGCGTCGCCAAAAGACGAGGATGAACTGCACCTTATCAGTCAAAAACTGGAGACCGAGTCGTATTGGATCGATGTATCCGATCTCACCGATCAAGGCCAATACATCTCGTTGGTCTCCGGGAGCAAAGCACCATTTTTGAAATGGAACAAAGGCCAGCCAAAAAAGGATAACGCGCAATGCGTTTGTATAAAAGGCGGACTATATCAGACATATGAATGTGACGACCGAGTTTTGTTCATTTGCCAAGCTAACCAGAATACAGAAAATGAAGaagacaaaaagaaaaaggaatgggaaaagaaaaaggaagaggaaagaaaaagagaagaagaaagaagaaaggaagaggaaaggaaaagagaagaagaaagaagaaaggaagaggaaagaagaaaagaagcggaaagaagaaaagaagaggaaaaaagaaagaaagaggaaaaaagaaaggaagagGAAAGGAGAAAAGAAGAGGAAAGGAGAAAAGAAGAGGAAAGGAAAAGagaagaagaaagaagaaaggaagaggaaagaagaaaagaagaggaaagaagaaaagaagaggaaaaaagaaaggaagaggaaagaagaaaagaagaggaaaaaagaaaggaagaggaaaaaagaaaggaagagGAAAAGAGAAAAGAAGAGATACGGAGAAAAGAAGAGGAAAGGAAAAGagaagaagaaagaagaaaggaagaaaagaaaaaaagaagagaagagcagagaagaaaagaagaggaaagaagaaaagaagaggaaagaaaagaaaaggaaaggagagaagaagaaagaagagaagaagaagaaagaatAAAAGAGGAAGAAATAAGAAgaaaagaggaagaagaagagagaagaaaagaaagaagaagacAAGAGGCAAGAAGAAAAGaagagcaaagaaaaaggGAAGAAGAAAGGcgaaaagaagaagaaaaaagaagagaagaagaaagaagagacgaagaagaaagaataaaagaggaagaaagaagaagaaaagaggaagaagaagagagaagaaaagaaagaagaagacAAGAGACAAGAAGAAAAGAAGAGCAAAGAAGAagggaagaagaaaaaagaaaagaagaagaaagaaggagagaagaagaaagaagagaagaagaagaaagaagaagagaggaagaagaagaaaaaagaaaagaaaaaaggagaCAAGAGGCAAGAAGAAAAGAAGAGGAAAGAAGACAAGAAGAgagaagaagaaaagaagaGGAAATAAGAAGGGAAGAGGAGAGAAGAAGAAAAGAGGAAGATGatgaaagaagaaaagaagaggaaagaagagaaaaagaaagaaggagGCAAGAAGAGGAaagaagagaaagagaaaggagGCAAGAAGAGGAaagaagagaaagagaaaggagGCAAGAAGAGGAaagaagagaaagagaaaggagGCAAGAAGAGGAaagaagagaaagagaaaggaggcaagaagaggaaaaaaagagggaagaggaaagacaaaaaaaagaaaaggagaaaaaaaagaaagaggaaGAGGAGAGACAGAAAGAAGatgagaaaaaaaagatagaagaagaaaaggaaaagaataAGACGGAAAAGTGTTGGGTTACTAAAAAAGGTACGAAGAAGTGTAAAATATGTTTGACAACCAAGAAGGGTAAGAGAAAGTGTCAGATATGTTGGATACATGAAAACGGggaaagaaaatgtaaatcatccaagaaaaagaagaaagataGTTATGACgataataattcttataaTTATGGAAGTTATGGCAAACAACTTAAATGGAGTCTAGGCTGGTGGTATTTGTATTGGTGGTATGAATAA